A part of Desulfobacter sp. genomic DNA contains:
- a CDS encoding two-component sensor histidine kinase: protein MSQKSDHKRSSKMNPERLPFLKKGEFLDFRRIWLLSFVLTAGFAIVPVIFFAAIDYNLTYTSMEQDAVARTSRLASNTWRSVASFLDERKNALTYVVNNTPLERLSDPAHLNGVLADLTQSFGGFTDIGVIDGQGNQTTYAGPYGLGGKNYSAQTWFSRVKEEGTFVSEAFMGFRHVPHIALAIRHRAGDGRMFILRATMEHQLTRILGEVDKAQGSDVFLVNTRGILQTRSEIYGDVLDALPMTLPPKSDETLTLSLADPGTGDKCIAAYRYIPDTPFVLMVIKPEKALMAPWRDSQVTLIKYLAGSITVILLWIWLITSYLVRRLRMVDRKRAEYLHMAEYANKMASIGRLAAGVAHEINNPLAIINEKAGLMKDLLEFSPEGANDARFDKIIDTILASVIRCSRITKQLLSFGRHTDNRLVPLKIRMVLDEVLVFLAKEAEFRNITIKIDIPEKLPKVLCDHGKLQQILLNIINNAFGAMEPGGQLDICAQNGPQGFVSLGIGDDGCGISEANLKEIFEPFFSTKTDDGGTGLGLSITYGLVQELGGQIQVKSKENQGTTFTVLLPLTEGDKEKA from the coding sequence ATGTCCCAGAAATCAGATCATAAACGGTCTTCAAAAATGAACCCGGAACGACTCCCCTTTCTCAAAAAAGGGGAGTTTCTGGACTTCCGGCGGATCTGGCTGCTTTCATTTGTTCTCACAGCCGGGTTCGCCATTGTACCGGTGATTTTTTTTGCTGCCATTGATTATAACCTGACCTATACCTCCATGGAGCAGGACGCCGTTGCACGGACCTCTCGGCTGGCCTCCAACACCTGGCGGTCTGTGGCCTCTTTTCTGGATGAACGGAAGAATGCCCTGACCTATGTGGTCAACAATACCCCCCTGGAGCGGCTTTCGGACCCGGCACACCTTAACGGGGTGCTGGCGGATCTGACCCAAAGCTTCGGGGGGTTCACGGATATCGGGGTCATTGACGGTCAGGGCAACCAGACCACCTATGCCGGCCCCTACGGATTGGGGGGAAAGAACTATTCCGCCCAGACCTGGTTCAGCCGGGTAAAGGAAGAGGGCACCTTTGTCAGCGAGGCCTTCATGGGGTTCCGCCATGTTCCCCATATTGCCCTGGCCATCCGTCACCGGGCCGGTGACGGCCGGATGTTTATTCTCCGGGCCACCATGGAGCACCAGCTCACCCGTATTTTGGGGGAGGTGGACAAGGCCCAGGGCAGTGACGTGTTCCTGGTGAATACACGGGGAATTCTCCAGACCAGGTCCGAGATTTACGGAGATGTCCTGGACGCCCTTCCCATGACGCTGCCTCCGAAAAGCGATGAAACCCTTACCCTGTCCCTGGCGGATCCGGGAACCGGGGATAAGTGTATTGCGGCCTACCGTTATATACCGGATACTCCCTTTGTGCTCATGGTGATCAAGCCCGAAAAGGCGCTCATGGCCCCCTGGCGCGACAGCCAGGTCACCCTGATCAAATATCTGGCGGGGAGCATTACCGTCATTCTGCTCTGGATCTGGCTGATCACATCATATCTGGTCCGCCGCCTGAGGATGGTGGACCGGAAACGGGCCGAATATCTCCACATGGCTGAATACGCCAACAAGATGGCCTCCATCGGCCGTCTGGCCGCAGGGGTGGCCCATGAAATAAATAATCCCCTGGCCATTATCAATGAAAAGGCCGGGCTGATGAAAGATCTCCTGGAGTTCAGTCCGGAAGGGGCCAATGACGCTAGATTCGATAAGATCATTGACACCATTCTGGCCTCGGTGATCCGATGCAGCCGGATTACCAAACAGCTGCTGAGCTTCGGCCGGCATACCGATAACCGTCTGGTGCCCCTGAAAATCCGGATGGTGCTGGATGAGGTGCTGGTCTTTCTGGCCAAGGAAGCGGAATTCAGAAATATCACAATTAAAATTGATATACCGGAGAAGCTCCCCAAAGTGCTCTGCGATCACGGTAAGCTCCAGCAGATCCTGCTCAATATCATCAATAATGCCTTCGGCGCCATGGAGCCGGGGGGACAATTGGATATCTGTGCCCAGAACGGACCGCAGGGATTTGTCTCGCTGGGCATTGGAGATGACGGCTGCGGCATATCCGAGGCCAATCTCAAGGAAATTTTTGAACCCTTTTTTTCCACAAAAACAGATGACGGCGGAACAGGCTTAGGCCTGTCCATCACCTACGGCCTTGTCCAGGAACTGGGGGGGCAGATCCAGGTGAAAAGCAAAGAGAACCAGGGCACAACATTTACCGTTTTACTGCCCCTTACGGAAGGGGATAAGGAAAAAGCATGA
- a CDS encoding HAMP domain-containing histidine kinase, producing MTVEQRTKGTGYFGKMTAAMSHELKNCLAIMNENNGLIQDFTALALQGRPLDPERLTQVSERISRQIVRADDLLKQMNRFAHSVDRPEQQVDLNDAAALAASIGARLAANRQVEIRIEATDTPVSLTLSYFSLLNLIWQTMEAMMAGMAAETVLSVSVAKKENAVTMGFEASSPFTESPEPALKAADVFHLCSDAGAHIEVLPDKGLITLTFGK from the coding sequence ATGACAGTTGAACAACGTACAAAGGGTACCGGCTATTTCGGCAAGATGACGGCGGCCATGTCCCATGAACTTAAAAACTGCCTGGCCATCATGAATGAAAACAACGGGCTGATACAGGACTTCACGGCCCTGGCCCTCCAGGGCCGGCCCCTGGATCCGGAACGGCTGACCCAGGTCTCAGAGAGGATCTCCCGGCAGATTGTGAGAGCCGACGACCTGCTCAAGCAGATGAACCGGTTTGCCCACAGTGTCGACCGCCCTGAGCAGCAGGTGGACCTCAATGATGCGGCAGCCCTTGCCGCCAGCATCGGGGCCAGGCTGGCCGCCAACCGGCAGGTGGAAATCCGTATTGAAGCCACAGACACCCCCGTGTCACTGACCCTTTCGTATTTTTCGCTGCTGAATCTGATCTGGCAGACCATGGAGGCCATGATGGCCGGCATGGCGGCTGAAACGGTGCTTTCAGTTAGTGTTGCCAAAAAAGAGAATGCCGTAACCATGGGATTTGAGGCATCCAGCCCCTTTACAGAATCCCCTGAACCCGCGTTAAAGGCCGCAGACGTCTTTCATCTATGTTCCGATGCCGGCGCCCATATCGAGGTCCTCCCCGATAAAGGCCTGATCACCCTGACCTTTGGAAAATAA
- a CDS encoding response regulator translates to MKILLVDDEKELVSTLAQRLEFRGIQADWTDEPEKALDMVDHNAYQVAVLDVKMPGIDGFELKQRLEQKDADLRYIFMTGHGSKDCYQQGCSETGEAYYLVKPVDITRLIERLKEVLGN, encoded by the coding sequence ATGAAAATATTATTGGTAGACGATGAAAAAGAATTGGTATCCACCCTTGCCCAGCGCCTTGAATTCAGAGGGATTCAGGCAGACTGGACAGATGAGCCGGAAAAGGCCCTGGATATGGTGGACCATAATGCCTACCAGGTGGCGGTACTGGACGTGAAAATGCCCGGTATCGACGGGTTTGAACTCAAACAGCGGCTGGAGCAGAAGGATGCCGACCTCCGTTATATTTTCATGACCGGCCACGGATCAAAGGACTGTTACCAACAGGGCTGTTCGGAAACCGGAGAAGCGTACTATCTGGTCAAACCCGTGGACATCACCCGCCTCATTGAGAGACTCAAAGAGGTACTGGGCAACTGA
- a CDS encoding response regulator, protein MTILSFFSGTFCGKETIIQEISQAHGLRTITDLDLISTASELSNISEKKISRAFLDKPSVFNKFTHEKERSIAYLRLALAKNLAEPDFLLDGFTSMLIPSAVSHVLKICLIADTASRATRAAADKQISEKEAVGHVRRDDEIAGAWCDSLFKVQDPWDPSLYDIVIPTDKMDVQAAAALVADNLKREVIQPTKASLKAATDFVLAANVEVALAKEGHAVGVSARDGLVTLTIHNNVLLLGRLEEELKAIAGQVAGVDTVETRIGKGFYQTDIYRKFDFQVPSKVLLVDDEREFVQTLSERLQMRDVGSAIAYDGESALNLVAEDAPDVMILDLKMPGIDGIEVLKQVKEKTPDVEVIILTGHGSEADRDICMNLGAFAYLHKPVDIEELSRVLEDANKKHRQGEGA, encoded by the coding sequence ATGACCATTCTTTCATTTTTCAGCGGAACATTCTGCGGAAAAGAAACGATTATCCAGGAAATCTCCCAGGCCCACGGGCTGCGCACCATCACGGACCTTGACCTGATCAGTACGGCATCGGAACTATCAAATATTTCTGAAAAGAAGATCAGCCGCGCCTTTCTGGATAAACCATCGGTGTTTAACAAGTTTACCCATGAAAAGGAACGCTCCATTGCTTACCTGAGGCTGGCCCTGGCCAAAAACCTTGCGGAACCGGATTTCCTGCTGGACGGTTTCACGTCCATGCTGATTCCGTCTGCCGTGAGCCATGTACTCAAAATCTGCCTCATTGCGGACACCGCCTCCCGGGCAACCAGAGCGGCCGCTGACAAACAGATCAGCGAGAAAGAGGCGGTGGGGCACGTCCGGCGGGACGATGAGATCGCCGGCGCCTGGTGCGACAGCCTGTTCAAGGTACAGGATCCCTGGGATCCTTCGTTATACGATATTGTCATTCCCACGGACAAGATGGATGTCCAGGCTGCCGCGGCCCTGGTGGCTGACAACCTGAAGCGTGAAGTGATCCAGCCCACAAAGGCCTCCCTCAAGGCGGCAACGGATTTTGTGCTGGCCGCCAACGTGGAAGTGGCCCTGGCCAAAGAGGGACATGCCGTCGGGGTCAGCGCGAGGGACGGCCTGGTGACCCTGACCATCCACAATAATGTACTGCTCCTGGGACGGCTGGAAGAGGAGCTCAAGGCCATTGCCGGCCAGGTGGCAGGCGTGGACACCGTTGAGACCCGAATCGGCAAGGGGTTCTACCAGACCGATATCTACAGAAAGTTTGACTTCCAGGTCCCCTCAAAGGTACTGCTGGTGGATGACGAGCGTGAGTTCGTCCAGACCCTGTCCGAACGGCTCCAGATGCGTGATGTGGGATCGGCCATTGCCTATGACGGCGAATCCGCCCTGAACCTGGTGGCCGAGGATGCCCCCGATGTCATGATTCTGGATCTCAAAATGCCGGGCATAGACGGTATCGAGGTCCTCAAGCAGGTCAAGGAAAAGACCCCGGATGTTGAGGTGATTATCCTCACTGGACACGGTTCTGAAGCGGATCGTGACATCTGCATGAACCTGGGCGCCTTTGCCTATCTCCACAAACCCGTGGATATTGAGGAACTGAGCCGTGTCCTGGAAGACGCCAACAAAAAACACCGTCAGGGGGAAGGGGCCTGA